A part of Spodoptera frugiperda isolate SF20-4 chromosome 25, AGI-APGP_CSIRO_Sfru_2.0, whole genome shotgun sequence genomic DNA contains:
- the LOC118266074 gene encoding acidic leucine-rich nuclear phosphoprotein 32 family member B: MQGLLVESDDVCSLLRQWTSLSKDTNTSSTPDDSGETFHHLEPPLLDEVQNEVNEHLFDDEEVLNDVDEMNGNVEEDEEEREPDVDADGQEGEQGNDANNENEQDNEEDDEEEQQEVMQPERHVNGL, encoded by the exons ATGCAAGGGCTTTTGGTTGAATCTGACGATGTCTGTTCATTGTTACGGCAATGGACTTCACTTTCTAAG GATACCAACACAAGCTCAACACCGGATGATTCTGGGGAAACCTTTCACCACTTGGAGCCACCACTAC TTGATGAAGTCCAAAATGAGGTAAATGAACATTTGTTCGACGATGAGGAAGTACTAAATGACGTCGACGAAATGAACGGAAACGTCGAGGAAGACGAAGAGGAAAGAGAACCAGACGTGGATGCTGATGGTCAGGAAGGAGAGCAGGGAAATGACGCAAATAATGAGAATGAACAAGATAACGAGGAGGATGACGAGGAGGAACAACAGGAGGTGATGCAACCAGAACGCCATGTGAATGGATTGTAG